A genomic window from Hippocampus zosterae strain Florida chromosome 13, ASM2543408v3, whole genome shotgun sequence includes:
- the gprc5bb gene encoding G protein-coupled receptor, class C, group 5, member Bb → MAVNSFPIFLLLLIGSCTSHPSPPPPLGCSEHVEPSYRVLCDLESVWGVVLEAVACSGGLTSLILATLLLIKLRSISDPARRSGVGPLLLLLGTLLGIFPISLAFLVGKNQVLCVVRRAFWGPLFALCFSSLLVQGLRLRRLVAGKTSPSGSTLAALGLALALVQGIISAEWVLLTVVREGHPACEYPPLDFALTCSYTLGLLLIAMGLSLGVVLCGGELVVDAARESDEDREEEGDKRRWKCNAVWLFLASLASALLWVAWLGFYLYGSQAIRIRGKVGRSGGGAGKVEDRLLDEPALAVALVVQGWILLLFHGIPESHLCLWNRSQCGRQDFFDTNETTPPPHFRDELPAHSHQPFQENQAFSMEEHGASLRSGNYKGGHGSVRPGIAFRGHVYQPTEMALVMNGGTMPTAPINYTGRRLW, encoded by the exons ATGGCTGTCAACAGTTTCCCCATCTTCCTCCTGCTACTGATCGGCTCTTGCACATCGCACccgtcgcctcctcctccactggGATGTAGCGAGCATGTGGAGCCCTCTTACCGAGTGCTGTGTGACCTGGAGTCGGTGTGGGGCGTTGTTTTGGAGGCGGTGGCCTGCAGCGGGGGCCTCACCTCTCTAATCCTCGCTACGCTCCTTCTCATCAAGCTTCGCTCGATTTCAGACCCGGCCAGGCGTTCTGGCGTGGGACCCCTTCTGCTGCTCCTGGGAACACTCCTTGGGATATTCCCCATCTCTCTGGCGTTCCTGGTGGGAAAGAACCAGGTCCTCTGTGTGGTTCGCAGGGCCTTCTGGGGTCCCCTCTTTGCACTTTGCTTCTCGAGCTTGCTGGTCCAGGGCCTGAGGCTCAGGAGATTGGTGGCTGGGAAGACGAGCCCATCGGGAAGCACGCTGGCTGCACTGGGCTTGGCATTGGCCTTGGTTCAGGGGATCATTTCTGCTGAATGGGTCCTCCTCACTGTCGTCAGGGAGGGTCATCCGGCTTGCGAGTATCCGCCTTTGGACTTTGCTCTGACATGCAGCTACACCTTAGGGCTGCTCCTCATAGCCATGGGGCTCTCTCTAGGGGTAGTACTGTGTGGGGGGGAACTGGTGGTAGACGCGGCTCGTGAAAGTGACGAGGATAGGGAAGAAGAGGGTGACAAAAGGAGATGGAAGTGTAATGCGGTCTGGCTTTTCCTGGCAAGTCTGGCGTCAGCGTTGCTTTGGGTGGCCTGGCTTGGCTTTTATCTCTATGGGAGTCAAGCAATAAGGATCAGGGGGAAAGTGGGGAGGTCGGGAGGAGGAGCGGGAAAGGTGGAGGACCGTCTGCTGGACGAGCCAGCTCTGGCGGTAGCCCTGGTGGTGCAGGGCTGGATCCTTCTGCTGTTCCACGGCATTCCAGAGAGCCACCTCTGTCTCTGGAACCGTTCACAATGCGGCAGGCAAGATTTCTTTGACACCAATGAGACAACGCCTCCTCCACATTTCAGAGATGAGCTCCCGGCGCACTCTCACCAACCCTTCCAGGAAAACCAGGCCTTTTCGATGGAGGAGCACGGTGCAA GTCTCCGAAGTGGAAACTACAAGGGAGGTCACGGGAGTGTTCGCCCTGGCATCGCATTCAGAGGTCACGTGTACCAACCAACTGAGATGGCTCTTGTTATGAATGGCGGTACG ATGCCCACTGCCCCGATTAACTACACTGGAAGACGACTGTGGTAA